The Epinephelus lanceolatus isolate andai-2023 chromosome 17, ASM4190304v1, whole genome shotgun sequence region GTCTGTGCATGACATGTCAACTGAAGCACAAGTTTgtttactctgtctctgttcccTCCTGGTGCTCAGCCTGCGagctgctgtcaatcaaacacagacacCGACGGGCCTGTTTAGCCACTGAACTGCAGCATTTCTGATACTTCTATTACAacaattatatattatatattattatcaacacatttaaaaaaacaccttgacatttgaccttaatttcagttgttctttgacAACATACAGTCATTTTAGATTAACTTCTTTGAGGTttgtaatataatgtaatgcaCCCTCCCCTCACCGCTCTGTAAATGGGATAACTGCCCTACATTAGTGAAGGTTAACAGCTGAAGGACTTTCTGAttgaatgggggggggggggggggggggggggggggggggggggggggggggaatgtcATCTCAGCAAGTTTGCCAAAAAGCTATCTAGCtagcctgtgtgtgtctttgtgtgtgtatgttaatAGGCACCTAAAGGGGGCTGCTGAATGAATTTAGGGTTTTAAAATCCCTTGTTTGTTCCCTCGCCTGTCCTTTAAAAAACATCCATTAGAAAAATGGAGAGAACGCTCACTGAGAGAAAAAGATTAAGGCTAAAAATAACAGtaacatttgtctttttaatggatgtttttatttattttaaagcagTAAACACCAGGCATTATTTTAGTAGTTACTGTGAGGTAAAGATGAATGATGTGAGGCGGGTTGGTCTCAGTTTGTGGACGGACTCACTCAGCCTTGCCAGCAGGGCAGCTGCCTGCCCTCCTGCAGTTGGACACAAGGTTGAAGCCAGCTTAATTAGGAATATCTTACAGtgcagttcacacacacacacacacacacacacacacacacacacacacatagagaggTTTTCAGTGAGCCTGCTGTAAGGGCTGTTGTGAAGTATAATAAATGAGCACAGTGTCTGAGCCCCTGCTGCGTTTAATAAAAGCTTTTGTGCTGATAAATGTTCGCTTCTGTGTAATTTAATTATaactgtgtgtcgagggtgagAGTGTGCGGATGTTTACATGGATCGACTCGACCTGGAGCGCTCAGATCATTAAACCTGAGTGTGGTAATTTATTGATCAGACAAACACTTTTTCAAACTGTCATCCTTTCCTTGACGTGGAGGTGGGTTATTGATTAGAGGAGCAGCCATGTGACTCCAAAGTTTCTGGTTTGAAATCAGCTGAACAGCTGGGAAAATCTGAGCAGGGAggggagaaaaacaataacaactgTCTCCCTCGAGCGAGACGCTGAACTCTTACCCGTTCCAGTTGAGCAGCTTGTTGGCCAACAGTAGAAAGACTGTGGTTTTACTGGGcagatgtgaatgtgtgttacTGCATCAGTGTGCGAGAGCTTAGCGAACCTTCCCGGGATGAATGAAGGTTAAAAACTGTCACCAGGAGGGACACATCAACCTGTGGCGGTGTTGTGCTGCCGCCACAGCAATGTGTTTGCCCCGAGCAACTCAGTGACCTCGGCGCCAGCGTTAGTATGGGTGACCTCACCAAAGAGCCCTGGGAGCTCCCCGCTTCTGTGTATCACTcttttaaaaatagttttttcGTCCCTCCCTGTGCGCTCAGTCTTTCTCTCTTCATCCTCTCATTTTTGTCTATCTCTGGTTATCTAAATGTGGAATTTCCCCTCAGCGTCTGATCTGTGCCTCATCAAGACTGTAGTTTACCAAATTTTCCAGCAGCTCTCAGTCCTGTTCCTCCACCCACTCACCCCCTTCGTTGCTCTTTTAATTTCCTCATGTCATCTTGCCTCCAGCTGTCAGCCCCCCTGCCTCCTCCCTGAGCCACACAGCTGTCTGAGGTGTGCCtgcgttacactgccacctgctgTGTCCACACGAATACTACTATAAGGCAGTCCATCCGTTTTCAATCTCTTATCCTGTTCAGTGTCACAAAATGAGCTGGAGGTGTTGCAGGGTGCATACAGGAAAGTCACTAGTCCTTGAGAGAGGCTGGAATCAGTTCAGTATAAGTGAAAAAAGTAATGTTTGAAAGATGTGAAAAATCAGCAgcttttgtctctctgtcatttTGGACTGAAACTTTTTATAGAAAGACATTTGAGgatcatttttcattattttgtggACTTCTCATAAACTAAAAGATaatgtcagtgtgtcagtgatAGGTAATATAAAATCATCTTTAGTTGCATcgttattattgtcattttacaaAGCTACATTTACACAAATACATCAGCTTCCATCTGTAGTGTTTCAACAGCAGTAAGGCTCGAAAAAACTAATCAAGTGAAAAGTCAGTGAATGTATTATGGTTATTTTTAGCTAAGCTAGCGGGGGGCTCTGGGGATGGCAGTGTGGGTTGGTCTGGAAATGTCTCAAAAAATATTATTGTAGATAGTTGTCAGGAAATTGTACTGACTTTGATGATCTCCCAACTTCTTATCTAACATCATCCATCGTGTACAGACGTTCATGTTAATGTTATCcacaggatgaattgtaatcaGGTCTGTAGCTACCACTGGGGGAAACAGAGTTCATGtgctctgtgttttttctgGGAATTTGACCTTGAGTGCaggttatattttattatttaaaattgtAGATGCAATGACCttaaaatgtgccagtgtttaAGACAAAGTAAGGTTAGAAAAAGTAAGAGATAGATAATGAATAgatacaaacatttaaaaactgtttgAACCAAATGTTATTCTTGGAGATCAAACTCATACAAATATTCTTTAGAAAATCATGTAGAGAAACTCAAAGGAGCCTCtttgcagaaatgaaatataacatTCCTAGGCATTTGTTTTCATAATGTATAATCACCTTAATCTAAGaatagttgtgttttcattaccttagaatgagctgttcatGTCTACATAGGGAGCTGATCCTTTTCCAGTGAGTCCTCCATGTTGCACCTCCATggaaaggacaaaccaaacactggctctagatagggccattctcATTTTACATTGCCTGAAGGCCATTACAGGTTCTCCAATACACTTGGGAAGGGAGGGATGAGCAGAGGAGTATTAAGTTGGTTACAGTCTGCAACCTCATCACTAGAAATCCTATATACTGGACATTTCAAGGGTTTTTAGATGCAGAGTTAGTGTGACCTTTTAAAGATGTTTCCAACTAAAAGTCATTCCTGGTGGAGCAGAGGAACCTCCTAGAAATATTCATTAATTGAAGACAATATTTTACTTAAATATAATTGAACAGATGAATGAATTAGTTTTACAAAAGTCCTTGACATTACCTGGGGTTGGACAAGCTGCTTGGACACACAACCTCCGTATTTCTAAAATCCTCGCTACTGCCCTGATTGTCACATCGTGTCTTGTTTGATATTCAGTGATCTGAGGGTTCAACctgctgtattttgtatttaaatactTCTGTTGTCTGTAGCAACTCATCTTTATAATGTGCCTCTGTTCCAGGTGGAGACTGAGAGTCAGGAGCTGGTCGACGGCTCTCTCATCGACCTTTGTGGCGCGACTCTGCTGTGGCGTACTGCCGAAGGCCTGTCTCGCACCCCCACCCTCAAACACCTGGAGGCGCTTCGGCAGGAAATCAACGCAGCCCGCCCACAGTGTCCCGTGGGCTTCAACACGCTGGCCTTCCCCTCCATGCGTCGCAAGGACACGCCAGACGAGAAGCagccctgggtctacctccagTGCGGCCACGTGCACGGCTACCACAACTGGGGCAACCACCGCGAGGAAAGGGAGGGCCGGGAGGGCCGGCAGAGGGAGTGTCCCATGTGTCGAGCTAAAGGGCCATACGTGCCGCTGTGGTTGGGCTGCGAGGCGGGGTTTTACGTGGACGCCGCCCCGCCCACTCACGCCTTTAACCCCTGCGGCCATGTTTGTTCAGAGAAGACAGCGGGCTTCTGGAGTCAGATCCCGCTGCCACATGGCACGCACACCTTCCACGCCGCCTGCCCCTTCTGTGCCCAACAGCTGACTGGTGAGCAGGGCTTCGTCAGACTCATCTTCCAGGGACCCCTCGACTAGCAGGGCGACTTCCCAGCATCCTTTGGATAAAGCAGAGCGGggagttttttttgttaagaCCCTGCTATGAAAACGGGGAGcgacacagatttgttttctttcctctgcAGTTAAGATAAAAACTTTTTTCTGGACTTTTTGTCTCTCTCATTTTTAAGTGACCTTTGTATTGCTTTTTCATGAATGACGACAAAGATTTCTATATTTTCACGTGAaaccagagacacaaaaaccaaaCAGAGAACACTGCTGGGTAAACCTTTTGTTCGTTTCTCGGAAAGAACTTTCAACAACAGTATTTTTCTAAATTACTAATGTACCGTAGTGCAAATGTACggtttttattcatgtttattgTTGCAATATACATCTGTGTACATCTCTTAGAGCTAATTTAAACAAAGATGTTTATTTATGGCCCAGGAACCATCGCTTCATCCTATATCTGTCAGATATGCCTAACATCAATACTATTTagcattttaatttgaaaatacagtatattgttAATCCGATATAAAGTTCTAGGTGTGTTCTGAGGGTTTCGTTCCTTGTCCCTCCCCGTCCATGTTCACCCCTCAGATCTGTTTGTCGTATTTATACACCCCGTCCTCTGGCGTGCTCTCACCCTGTGTGTTAACCCCTCAGTTATACTTCTCGCCTTTTCACATTCAAAGCAATAGATTTGGAACGGAAACCTCCTAAAGCATTATGGAAGTCCTCTGGGCGTCTGTGTAACACTCAGACAGCCTGAATGGACTGCTCCCTCCCTTTAAAGTCCGAGTGAAACATTTCTGTGGGTGAGTGAATCTTTTCTGATCACATGTTAGCCATGATACCGCAGCTatgtagcacacacacaaacatacacacacacacacacacacacacacacacacacacacaaaccagacCTGGTTAAAtactttttattaattaaaagtGTAAAGGAACTTGCACCCAAacatttattgtacaaaaataaGAATATAGATGTTACAAGTGCTGTTTATTCCTTACTCTGCTTCTCTGCTGTGATGTTTGGGGCTCACCTGCACAGGTACAGCAAGAATGACACCCATTGTTTTGCCAGATACAGTATTCTGATCAGTATTAATCTGAGCTTAGAAAGTTATTTTTGCTTTAGGCATCTTACAACAACATCCTGACTGTTTTTAACCAGatatttaaatgaaaacttTCGCTCCAGCCAGTATTGGAAGATGCTGTTAGAGGCTGATAAATGACGTGGTTTATTTTAACACTGATTTACGGCACCGTTTCCGGCATGATTTTAAACACTAGTCATGATTTATGAGAGGGAGGAATTTCAGTgtgcttctctgtctctctcagctgATCTGTACCAGTGCAGGAAGTCCCATCTGTCTGAACACAACATAAGATAAACTGTAGCTGTTTGACTCAGGTTTgatccacacaaacacatgcatggcTTCACGTTAGAAAATTGTCttcatgggtgtgtgtgtgtactcatcAGGGCTTCGTATTAATTTGTGCTTTCCAAACAGTGTGCTGAAGTGGCCCCATGGATCATTTTAGGGGCAACGAGCTGTACAGTGTGAGAGCAAAATATCAAGACTGCCTTCTCTTTTATTAACCATGATGAGAACTGTTAGCTCTCTAATAACGGTCACAAGGGCTAAATGAGAGTGCCGTTAACGATGTCAAAACAAGCTTTTAATTTCAGCAGCTTTATTGAAACACAGTTGCCAACAGATCAATTTGTGATAAATGTGGTTCAAATAAGAGCCTGCAGTTTAATTAAACATTAATTCTGTGAGgtggacaaacaacagaaagaAACTCTTGTCCGTTGTCTGGTTTATATGTTCCTCCCAAACCAGTCAGTCACAGAAAAGTCAACTTCTATgtaaaacctgctattttttaaaaaaaaattgaccaGTTGTGTTTCATTAGAATGAATTAACGTGACATAAATATCAATAGCAGCACTGTTTGTTCAGGAGCTCATTGATATTTTGGTCCTGACCAGTCAGGAACGAGTACTAATGTAGTACTGGTTCGTAATACCCATCCTTAGTTTATCCCACATTTAGTGCTAAATGattaatcatttttatattaacatcAAATCTGGAATGGAGCAAGTAATCACagctgtgatttttatttttttggtgggGTTTGGGGGTGTTTAATCCTTTATTATGTAGTCATTAGAAAGATGACAGAAAATGAGGGGATAGAGAGACAAAGCTTGAAACAAAACCAGAGACGTTGGGGTTCATGGCCGGCGTCTCAACCTGGAGTCGCCATCTTCCTATCTTAGATTCAACCAGCCATAATGACAACTGTCAccaacaaattaaaacaaaccaTCTGCTTTATTGGTAGGTAGGAGTCAACATGAACCTGAGCCCTGAAAAATAGAAATCAAAGCATCTACAACTCATGACAAACTCCGCACGCTGAGGAAGATCACGCAATTTGATTGAAAGCTGGGTAACAGCCATGAAATGGACCTTGTGTTTAGTCTGCTACTGCCCCCATTTACCCTTCACACTACcttcacaacaacacacacagactgagacaAAATGCTGAGTGCAGAGAAGACAGTCCTGATGTTTTGCACATTATGTGTAAGCACAAATTCTCCCAGCCTCCCGCTGCTGagtgcacacacaacacatccTGCATCCTATTAACTCATGAGAACGAGACACACACTTGAACTGTAGAAACTTCCCAGCAGTGAAACAGCTTCGCTGATCAGTCACTTCCAAACTGTCCGCAATACCTTCGTCAGTGTacacaggagtgtgtgtgcgcgtgagtgtgtgcgtgagagagagagagattgtaATTTATGTGTTCACGATGATTGTATGTGTGCAgttttcagtttgtgtgtgtttatccatctgtccaaacacacacacacacacacacagtatcatTTCCATCACCCTAGTGCTCGGACTGCAACACACTAACTCACCTCAGGGAGAAAACAATGACTTGTGtcaccccccaacacacacacacacacacacacacacacacacacacacacacacagctaaggTCTTCTGAGGATACCTCATAAGTACAAAAAAATCTATTCTGGATTTGAAGTCGTGTCTCCTTCACCCAGTTTTTGTTTCGTTTCATGGAGGCATCtcgtctctgtgtgtgtgagtaagggcttcactctgtctctgtactgtTATCTCAGCCCTgttttaacacaaacacacgtccGCCTCCCTCCACtccgctcttcttcttcttctgtccgGAGTCTCCTTGTGCTTGTAAAGGCGAAAGCAAAGAATGTTTCCAGCAAACACTTTTTTGTaacaactttaaacaataaagtGTAAAAGTGGCATATTTCACTGTGTGTGGGGCtatgatttaaaaacagttgTGTTTTACAGCTTAGAAATACAGagaacaaaaatttaaacacaacatttttgtgtgtgtttgctactTTAAAATCTAAGACTTTTGATGCACTCAACagatatatttctctcaaatcTTGTTCCACAGAGCcctgttagtgagcacttctcctttatcaagataatccatccacctgacaggtgtgacatatcaAGACGCTGATTAACCAGCATcgttactacacaggtgtgccgtGGGATGGTCTGACAAAAGAGAGGTGCTCACGAACACAGAGTTaaacaaatttgtgaccaaaatttcTATCAAGTGCATAATAAAGTCTTAGATCCTTATCTtcaacctgtgaaaatgggagcaaaagcACAAGTGTGAGGTTTAAATTTTTCTTCAGTGTCGTTACCAGAGAGGTGGATATATGTGCaattataataaaaaacatttggtcagtactttgttttttataaggaaggaaatgcatttaacacatttgtttgaCCTCAAGGATACACACAATAGACctgtttcacagcagacattttgacttgtcatggtAGGTAAAACACAGGTGTATTTCATAACATCAGTGATGGCTGCATTCCACTTATGGGGGGCTTTGACAGTGTGCATGCTGCCTCACTGGAATAGCATACTGGGACACTAATTGACATCGTTAATGTCATcaatttcacctgtgcttttcccaaTATGACTCGTCAAAATGTCTTGTGAAAAAGGTCTATTTGTACGGAAgcatattgcattcacttgacaaattaagaaaaatctgttttattgagtaattttttctgtttttctattttttggtgtaattttttctggtttttatggtaattttgtttctgttttttgtgtttttgtttctttttcagggtaattttttctttttctgagtatttgtttctgagttaggagagcaatagaacaacagactttcattcctttcttgagagcttgATATAATGAAAGCAAACATGACCTGCTTGTTTAgtccagttttactttgttttgggtttgagacactaggagatactcttgtctttaagtcatatagatggtgttatcattagtttgttGACTTTACGCAGGCACCTTAAGACTTTGCGGTTGTTCAGATGAAAAGCCCATTCAGATCTGCTGGACATTGCAGTGTTTCTCcagaaacaaagtaaaactggattaaactaaacaagcgggtcatgtttgcttccattatatcgagctctcaagaaaggaatgaaagcatttgttgttctattgctctcttaactaaaatactcagaaaaacagaaaaaaataccccgaaaacaaaacaaaaaaaacacgaaaaacagtaacaaaattaccacgaaaaacagaaaaattacacagaaaaacagaaaaataaaaaaattactccgaaaaacagaaaaaaatactcaataaaacaaaaaatttttatttgtcaagtgaatgcaatacgcttcggTAGTGATGAGACACCATTATGAAAGGGACGTAAAACTTCTGACAGAAGTTACAGGACACCTCCAACTGCTAATAGGGTAAGCTATTACTCTTTTATAAATTTTTAATCTGTTGTATATTTGTAAAATTTTCCCAGACCCTAgaaaaactacatttattttcGTGATGTCTGGAGCTGCAACCATTCGTCGATTGGCAACAGCTGATAATCAAAGAATGCTTCTAGTGGTTTTCTAAGGTGATGCAGGGCAACCACCAGTCTTTCAGAAAGAAGGCTTTCACCCCGTCAAGATAAGGTTCTACAAATCCATGATGTGGGCAGCATGCACTCTTGTCGCCACCCTGTTTCAGGTGTATGTAAGCATACACAAGCCAtatgctctgatgaaggtcaaCAGACTTTTCGGTCTAAGGGCTACGCTTAAGAATAAAGTGAAACATTGCATAGATGTAAGGGGTGGAAAATCTTTTCTACCGGTAGGAGCCAGACACTTGCTGGTTTCAAGCTTCTTAATGTGAGagatttatgattttatttgtcatacatgataataaaaactgaacagcttttgtaatgttttattgacaaaatgatTGATCGAGAAATATAaggcagattaatcaataatgtaAATCAGTATTTACAGTCATAACAATGTAATCTCATTGAAAAGTAAGAATAGTAAGAATCTGATTGAGAAACCAGGGCTTTCAATGTTCTTAAAAGGTCAAAATCTAAAAGGAAAGTCAAAGAAAGTGGGTGAGAAAAATTCTGACATCAGAGACGGTAACTGTGATGCGTACATGTCACCGAAACCTGAGCATCTTCTTCTGCCCAAGTAGAGCGCTTTGGTGAGGGTCGACTCAACGGTCATTACGGTCTTTCTGATCCCATTTTCGGTGTAGGTGTCTTCATCAACCATCTTTTTGTTCACCTGTTGAGTAGCAGAGAGACGGTTTCACCCTGTTGTTAAACTGTTCAACACATGATGATTAAAATCCCATAAGGTGCCCCTGCACGTGTACCTTCACAAACAGGTCCCGCAGATGTTCATTCTCTGTGTCAGCTGATGCAAGCACCTCGGCCAGTTTGACGAACATATGTGATCCTGCATTTGTCATCCAGGCCACAAAGTCTGcgagcaaacaaacacagctttaggtttgcttttatgttttagtcactttaaaaatgattaatatttagATATTACCTGGTTTTGTTGGATAAGCGACAAACATGTGAGGAATCAGTGGTGACCGAAACTTGTTCATGTAGGCTCTGTGACCATATGTTTCCATCTGTGCACTCAACTGAGCCATCAGGTGATAATCTCTCTCTTTATCAGCACACACACCGGGGTCCTCCatgtctaaaaacagcaaattaaacacagtttttacatttgtttgaaTTGTTTTCTATACCGACATCTGAAACAATCAGCATTTTGTGTTTAATGATGGAGCACTCCCTCATTTTTTTGGTACTTGCTGTCATTTCCCTTTTCCTCAGTTCATTTTAGCTGAATGTCAGGATTCCCCTGAGTTGATTGGAGGGTTATTTAAATCACCTGTTGCACAGGGTGTGCTGCAGCATGACTCCTTATTAAGATTTTAGAGCAGCTCGGTGCATTTCACCTCTCAGCCAGTCAGGGTGTGAAGACGCCCTTTATTAAAAGCTTAAGACAGGTTGAGAATTGTGCATCCAGTGCATTTTGATCCTTCCTTGACCTAATGCTGACTACATGTTCACAGATATTGTTACACAGAAATTCTGCTCTCTAGGTCCTTAAAGTCTTTGTTGTCTTTTACTCTTCTGACTGAGGGTGATTTTGAGCTTTGAGGGaattttaaagcagtggttcccaactggtcggGTCTCAGGGTCTAGATTTCTGCTTAGTCATTAGTTAAAGGTCCACACAGCTGAATAccttcagcgtcatacttgtgtttggccatgttgtcaggctagtttgctgtctctgtcaagtagctgtctgttagtcagtcACTCTagagcaggaaatggcactttagaataaaagctttgtgctgaaaatctgctgtacttaaaaataaagtgtgttttatacaAACTAACTTTGACAAGTTCACgtgtcacttgcggtccattcagaatgagcccaggacccacttttggaccacgacccaccagttgggaaccactgctttaaagatCACCTTTCCATAAAGTTACATCAGCCCAGTTACCacagaaaatgttgacattgtacgtttctgcgaATTGTCTATACTATAATTAGCAGCGTTCACAGACAaacatctggacacattttccccagaaatacaaaatgctaacgttattagcacaagcctatggaattttacattgtctaaattagcttagcagctagcgatcttttcctcttctcatataaaaccagggacaacagcaacatttaacaaaggtaacgttacataatttggctccattacaactcataaggttcactgacaaaacaactgtctcatacttagcatgttttccaaacaaatacaacatgcttacgttattagcacaagcctatggcattttaccttatataaattagcctagcgacaagcggagattttctctgtgtcaccaaaaccaggtgtttcaAACCACAATATcatcttaacctaaccacaacAATGTGTTTTAGTTgcttaaacataaccacacttAAACCATCTCAAGGTGGAGGGGATAGtggattgtgaattatctagaCAAAAtcgctgccaagctgcagaccactgttggagACCAAAAGGTCAACAAAGTTGGCTGGTTTTTACCAAGTTCAGTGACAAAGCTGGGTATTCTAAGCCATAGCATGATCTTTCCTACCCAGAACTATGGGtcttgtgcctaaacataacagCACATTATCCACAATGTTGTTGAAGCATAAAGTTTCAGTTGCATATTGGTGGATTGCAGAAATTTGCTTCTCCaagtaaatattttttatatcatGTGGTTGTGAACCAGTTCTCAGGCTGCTCCCTGATCAGCTAAAGTCAGGGGAATCAGTGCCACCACAATGATGTTAACTCAATAATCAACACCAGTCTGTTGAATTACATATAATACTGTGTTGACGTCCCCACTTCACTCAGTTCATGAAAATAACAGTTTGAACCAATTTCATTAGACACAGCTGGATTCTACTCACGTCCCCTGCAGGCATCAAGCATGAAAACCTTTGGTTTGCCCCTCAGCTTGGGGCACTGTTGATCATTGAAACAGTGAATGATTTCGTCCACTTCCAATGTATTTTCCCATGGATCTATGATGACGTTGCGGTTTCCGTGGGAAGaggtcaccacaaacacacagctgatgTCCTCATGACTGCGGTTGATTCTGTCTCTGAAGGATCTCAGTTTATCTCTCATTTCCTGATTCCCCACAAacaccccccccaaaaaaggaaagaaataatAAGGAATTAATAAAACCCTGTGCACATTTATCAATGCACTAAACTTCTAGCTCAAGTAATTTTAATGAAACTGTTTGATATTGCTCCTTTTTGTCCTCAAATTGTCACTTTGAAGAGTCACTGATTTCCTTTGGGTCCCTGTAAAATATTGAGTAATGTTATATAGAATATATACATGCCAGGCCTGGTGTGCATTGTTATAACCTCagtcatttaaataaaatattaggaTTAAAAACGTGTAGTGTAATTAAAACTTTTTGTGCACACACCAAAGGGCAAGTCAACCtatcaaggcacacctgtatttatatctgtgcacaataacctctataacgtgtgttatcatgacgtttgtttttttcaactaATATTAAATAACAATTGACAACCAACTATTACTGATGAAATAtttaacaaaatgattcaagaatTAATTTTCAGCTTCTTAAAATTACAAGAAATCACCAATAACACATTCTTTTTATG contains the following coding sequences:
- the LOC117248138 gene encoding caspase-14-like, whose translation is MAQAFNMGLERYDMSGKREALMLCVKEGNDGAVGDLQIMETFFNDFGFVPEIVIDGSVQEMRDKLRSFRDRINRSHEDISCVFVVTSSHGNRNVIIDPWENTLEVDEIIHCFNDQQCPKLRGKPKVFMLDACRGHMEDPGVCADKERDYHLMAQLSAQMETYGHRAYMNKFRSPLIPHMFVAYPTKPDFVAWMTNAGSHMFVKLAEVLASADTENEHLRDLFVKVNKKMVDEDTYTENGIRKTVMTVESTLTKALYLGRRRCSGFGDMYASQLPSLMSEFFSPTFFDFPFRF